From Cronobacter turicensis z3032, the proteins below share one genomic window:
- the yegE gene encoding Uncharacterized protein yegE has product MRLVSLGLLTYIFTLFSLELTLFDTLLAPLWFPTSIMMVAFFRHALRLWAPIALVCGAGTVLASLTLFPAAHLEISYTAINIVEALVGAILLRKLLPWYNPLKNLSNWIRLAFASAVVPPLVGALLLTAISDVHITLRLALVWILSETIGALALVPLGLLFKARYLLRHRSPRLLAESLATLCVTLLCSWLALHYMPWPFTFVIVLLMWSAIRLPRLEAFTVFLATVMMVSFVIATNPTLIDLPHEGVVVNAPWLPFLMILLPANVMTMVMYASREERKLITESETRFRNAMEYSAIGMALVSTEGAFLQVNKALCTFLGYTPEQLANMSFQQMTYPEDLHADMAQVEKLLNGEMNNYSMEKRYYTRAGDVVWALLAVSIVRQRDGSPLYFIAQVEDITDLKRTEWVNKRLMERITLANEAGGIGIWEWELGTDVLAWDQRMFELYEVPPHTRPTYQLWKSRLLKEDVAQAEATIQEALRARVPFKMEYRIQVKNGVRHIRALANRVLNKQGEVERLLGVNMDMTEVKQLNEALFQEKERLHITLDSIGEAVICTDIDMNVTFMNPVAEKMSGWRQEEAIGQPILAILRITFGDNGPLLNDIHNGEATQAGTGIEQDVVLHCRSGGNYDIHYTITPLSTLEGENIGSVLVIHDVTESRKMLRQLSYSASHDALTHLANRVSFETHLKRLLQSVSDNHQRHALVYIDLDRFKAVNDSAGHAAGDALLRELASLMLGMLRTTDVLARLGGDEFGLLLPDCSLENARTICERIVAAINEYPFVWESRLHRIGASAGITLIEATNNQAQEVMSQADIACYTSKNAGRGVVTVYEPHQQQLHNGRGTLTAQEQQRMISEHHHVLMVRPVASPRVPESASFWLLSLRLWTSEGEMIEERSFRAGLTDPELIQALDTRMMTDFFRDHAANVARKGVGVALTLSGATLLNAQRLDALLAQLAASPLPPRLLHLIINSEVLMQDAATARRHLARLREAGCRVVLSHIGRELEVFEHFSAACADYIMVASDLVTDAHASLMDEMLLTIVMGNARRLGLQTIAGPADQQSLLETLANVGIDLVYGETVAQTQALTARLATSYFAIH; this is encoded by the coding sequence CTGCGCTTAGTAAGCCTGGGCTTACTGACCTACATTTTTACGCTCTTTTCGCTTGAGCTGACGCTATTCGACACGCTGCTGGCCCCGCTGTGGTTCCCGACCTCCATTATGATGGTGGCGTTCTTTCGTCACGCCCTGCGCCTGTGGGCGCCGATTGCGCTGGTCTGCGGCGCGGGCACGGTACTGGCGAGCCTGACGCTGTTCCCGGCCGCGCACCTTGAGATCTCTTATACCGCGATCAACATTGTTGAAGCGCTCGTGGGCGCAATCCTGTTGCGCAAACTGCTGCCCTGGTACAACCCCCTAAAAAATCTCAGCAACTGGATTCGGCTGGCGTTCGCCAGCGCCGTGGTGCCGCCGCTGGTGGGGGCATTGCTCCTGACGGCCATCAGCGATGTCCACATCACGCTGCGCCTGGCGCTGGTGTGGATCTTATCGGAAACCATCGGCGCGCTCGCGCTGGTGCCGCTCGGGCTGCTGTTTAAAGCGCGCTACCTGCTGCGTCATCGCAGCCCGCGCCTGCTGGCCGAAAGCCTGGCGACGCTCTGCGTCACGCTGCTGTGCAGCTGGCTGGCGCTGCACTATATGCCGTGGCCCTTCACCTTCGTGATTGTGCTGCTGATGTGGAGCGCCATCCGCCTGCCGCGGCTGGAGGCGTTCACGGTCTTTCTCGCCACCGTCATGATGGTCTCTTTTGTTATCGCCACTAACCCGACGCTTATCGATTTGCCGCACGAAGGCGTGGTAGTCAATGCGCCCTGGCTGCCCTTTTTAATGATCCTGCTGCCCGCTAACGTGATGACAATGGTGATGTACGCCTCCCGGGAAGAGCGCAAGCTCATTACCGAGAGCGAAACGCGCTTTCGCAACGCGATGGAATATTCCGCCATCGGCATGGCGCTGGTCTCGACAGAAGGCGCCTTCCTGCAGGTTAACAAAGCGCTCTGTACGTTTCTTGGCTATACGCCCGAGCAGCTCGCGAATATGAGCTTCCAGCAGATGACCTACCCGGAAGATCTGCATGCCGATATGGCGCAGGTCGAGAAGCTGCTGAACGGCGAGATGAATAACTACTCGATGGAGAAGCGCTACTACACCCGCGCGGGCGATGTGGTATGGGCGCTGCTGGCGGTCTCTATCGTGCGCCAGCGCGACGGCTCGCCGCTCTATTTTATCGCCCAGGTGGAGGACATTACCGATCTCAAGCGCACCGAATGGGTGAACAAACGCCTCATGGAGCGTATTACGCTCGCCAACGAAGCAGGCGGCATCGGCATCTGGGAGTGGGAACTTGGCACCGATGTGCTCGCCTGGGATCAGCGCATGTTTGAGCTTTACGAAGTGCCGCCGCACACGCGCCCGACCTATCAGCTCTGGAAATCGCGGTTGCTCAAAGAAGATGTCGCCCAGGCGGAAGCCACCATCCAGGAGGCGCTGCGCGCGCGCGTGCCGTTTAAGATGGAATATCGCATTCAGGTGAAAAACGGCGTGCGTCACATTCGCGCGCTGGCCAACCGCGTGCTGAATAAACAGGGCGAGGTGGAGCGGCTGCTCGGCGTGAACATGGACATGACCGAGGTGAAACAGCTTAACGAGGCGCTGTTCCAGGAGAAAGAGCGGCTGCATATCACGCTCGATTCTATCGGCGAAGCGGTGATTTGTACCGATATCGACATGAACGTCACTTTTATGAACCCGGTCGCCGAGAAAATGAGCGGCTGGCGTCAGGAAGAGGCTATTGGCCAGCCAATCCTCGCGATTCTGCGTATCACGTTTGGCGATAACGGCCCGCTGCTTAACGATATTCACAACGGCGAAGCCACGCAGGCCGGCACCGGCATTGAACAGGATGTGGTGCTGCACTGCCGCAGCGGCGGCAATTACGACATTCATTACACCATTACGCCGCTCAGCACGCTGGAAGGGGAAAATATCGGCTCGGTGCTGGTTATCCATGACGTTACCGAATCGCGCAAAATGCTGCGCCAGCTGAGCTACAGCGCCTCGCACGACGCCCTCACCCATCTCGCCAACCGCGTAAGCTTTGAAACCCATCTCAAGCGGCTGCTGCAAAGCGTCAGCGACAACCATCAGCGCCACGCGCTGGTTTATATCGATCTCGATCGTTTTAAAGCGGTGAACGATTCCGCCGGGCATGCGGCAGGCGACGCGCTGCTGCGGGAACTCGCGTCGCTGATGCTGGGGATGCTGCGCACGACTGACGTGCTGGCGCGCCTTGGCGGCGATGAATTTGGCCTGCTGCTGCCGGATTGCAGCCTGGAGAACGCCCGCACTATCTGCGAGCGCATCGTGGCGGCCATCAATGAATACCCGTTTGTCTGGGAGAGCCGTCTGCACCGCATCGGCGCCAGCGCGGGGATTACCCTTATCGAGGCGACAAATAACCAGGCGCAGGAAGTGATGTCGCAGGCGGATATCGCCTGTTACACCTCGAAGAACGCCGGGCGCGGCGTGGTGACGGTTTACGAACCGCACCAGCAGCAGCTTCATAATGGCCGCGGCACCCTGACCGCCCAGGAGCAGCAGCGCATGATAAGCGAACACCATCATGTGCTGATGGTGCGTCCAGTCGCCTCGCCGCGCGTGCCGGAAAGCGCCAGTTTCTGGCTGCTGTCGCTGCGCCTGTGGACCAGCGAAGGCGAAATGATAGAGGAGCGCAGCTTCCGCGCGGGGCTGACCGACCCGGAGCTGATACAGGCGCTGGACACCCGCATGATGACCGATTTCTTTCGCGATCACGCCGCAAATGTGGCGCGCAAAGGGGTCGGCGTGGCGCTGACGCTCTCCGGCGCGACGCTGTTAAACGCGCAGCGCCTTGATGCGTTGCTGGCGCAGCTTGCCGCCAGCCCGCTGCCGCCGCGCCTGCTGCATCTGATTATCAACAGCGAGGTGTTAATGCAGGATGCCGCGACGGCGCGCCGCCATCTGGCGCGTCTGCGTGAAGCGGGTTGCCGGGTCGTGCTGAGCCACATCGGCCGCGAGCTGGAAGTGTTTGAACATTTCTCTGCCGCCTGCGCCGATTACATCATGGTGGCAAGCGATCTGGTGACCGACGCCCATGCGAGCCTGATGGATGAAATGCTGCTGACGATTGTGATGGGCAATGCGCGCCGTCTCGGCCTGCAAACCATCGCCGGCCCCGCCGACCAGCAATCGTTGCTGGAAACGCTTGCCAACGTCGGCATCGATCTGGTTTACGGCGAAACGGTGGCCCAGACGCAGGCGCTAACCGCACGCCTCGCCACCAGCTATTTCGCTATTCACTAA
- the alkA gene encoding DNA-3-methyladenine glycosylase 2, translated as MINKGDAMFTLRYQPPYDWPWMLRFLSDRAVAGIEEVSESRYRRTLAIGVHQGWFSVTPHPARATLTLDMSDGLLPVAEAVQVRVARLFDLDFDPTPMLETLGPLAASRPGLRLPGSVDVFEQGVRAILGQLVSVAMAAKLTGKVVQAVGAPLEDGTGWRFPTPEEMAGAEPATLKALGMPLMRAGALIQLAHEHLAGRFPITCPEDVAAGVKALTQLPGIGPWTANYFAMRGWQAPDIFLPDDYLIKQRFAPMTPAQIRRYAARWQPWRTYALLHIWYAQDWQTPLSE; from the coding sequence ATCATCAACAAAGGAGACGCCATGTTTACGCTTCGCTATCAGCCGCCTTACGACTGGCCATGGATGTTACGTTTTCTCAGCGATCGTGCCGTGGCGGGCATTGAAGAGGTGAGCGAAAGCCGCTACCGGCGCACGCTGGCTATCGGCGTGCATCAGGGTTGGTTTAGCGTCACGCCGCATCCGGCGCGCGCGACGCTGACGCTCGACATGAGCGACGGCCTGCTGCCGGTGGCGGAAGCGGTGCAGGTGCGTGTGGCGCGGCTGTTCGATCTGGATTTCGACCCGACGCCGATGCTGGAGACGCTCGGGCCGCTCGCAGCCAGCAGGCCAGGGCTGCGGTTACCGGGTTCGGTGGATGTGTTTGAGCAGGGCGTGCGCGCTATTCTCGGGCAGCTCGTCAGCGTGGCGATGGCGGCGAAGCTGACCGGCAAAGTGGTGCAGGCGGTGGGCGCGCCGCTTGAGGATGGAACCGGCTGGCGCTTTCCGACGCCTGAAGAGATGGCAGGCGCTGAGCCTGCGACGCTCAAAGCGCTCGGGATGCCGCTGATGCGCGCGGGGGCGCTTATCCAGCTTGCCCATGAACATCTGGCCGGGCGGTTTCCGATCACCTGCCCGGAGGATGTGGCGGCAGGCGTGAAAGCGCTGACGCAACTGCCGGGCATCGGTCCCTGGACGGCGAATTATTTCGCGATGCGCGGCTGGCAGGCGCCGGATATCTTTCTGCCGGACGACTATCTGATTAAGCAGCGTTTCGCGCCGATGACGCCCGCGCAGATCCGCCGCTATGCCGCGCGCTGGCAGCCGTGGCGCACCTACGCGCTTTTACACATCTGGTACGCTCAGGACTGGCAGACGCCGCTTAGTGAATAG
- the yegD gene encoding Uncharacterized chaperone protein yegD has translation MFIGFDYGTANCSVAVMRDGVPQMLPLEQGSTLLPSMIGAPVREAISEWLYRHQNVEASGAETQALLRRAVSYNREESIDVTPGSVQFGLSALRQYMDDPEEVWFVKSPKSFLGASGLKPQQVALFEDLVCAMMVHIRQTAQQQANAEIDQAVIGRPINFQGLGGDEANRQAQGILERAAHRAGFRDVVFQYEPVAAGLDFEATLREEQRVLVVDIGGGTTDCSLLLMGPQWRARRDRDQSLLGHSGCRVGGNDLDIALAFKQLMPLLGMGGETEKGTALPVLPWWNACAINDVPAQSDFYSAACGRLLADLARDAREPQKVALLQKVWRQRLSYRLVRAAEESKIALSQAPLCQTALPFIEAQLSQEITQQALALALNPPLQRILEQVTLALAASNERPDVIYLTGGSARSPLIREALQTQLPGIPVQGGDDFGSVTAGLARWAQVVFQ, from the coding sequence ATGTTTATCGGTTTTGACTACGGCACCGCCAACTGCTCTGTGGCCGTCATGCGCGACGGTGTACCGCAGATGTTGCCGCTTGAGCAGGGCTCGACGCTGCTGCCGTCCATGATTGGCGCGCCGGTGCGCGAGGCGATAAGCGAATGGCTTTATCGTCATCAGAATGTCGAGGCGAGCGGCGCGGAAACGCAGGCGCTGCTGCGTCGCGCGGTGAGCTATAACCGCGAAGAGAGCATCGACGTCACGCCCGGTAGCGTGCAGTTCGGCCTGAGCGCGCTGCGCCAGTACATGGACGATCCGGAAGAGGTCTGGTTCGTGAAGTCGCCAAAGTCGTTTCTCGGCGCCAGCGGGCTGAAACCGCAGCAGGTCGCGCTGTTTGAAGATCTGGTCTGCGCGATGATGGTACATATTCGTCAGACGGCGCAGCAGCAGGCGAACGCGGAGATAGACCAGGCGGTGATTGGCCGTCCGATCAACTTCCAGGGGCTCGGCGGCGATGAGGCCAACCGTCAGGCGCAGGGCATTCTGGAACGTGCGGCGCACCGCGCCGGTTTTCGCGATGTGGTGTTTCAGTATGAGCCGGTCGCGGCCGGTCTCGACTTTGAAGCGACGCTTCGTGAAGAACAGCGCGTGCTGGTTGTGGATATCGGCGGCGGCACCACCGACTGTTCGCTGCTGCTGATGGGTCCGCAGTGGCGCGCCCGTCGCGACCGCGATCAAAGCCTTCTCGGCCACAGCGGCTGTCGTGTGGGCGGTAACGATCTGGATATCGCGCTGGCGTTTAAACAGCTGATGCCATTACTTGGCATGGGCGGCGAAACCGAAAAAGGCACCGCGCTGCCGGTACTGCCATGGTGGAACGCCTGCGCTATCAACGATGTTCCGGCGCAGAGCGATTTTTACAGCGCCGCCTGTGGACGCCTGCTGGCGGATTTAGCGCGCGATGCCCGCGAGCCGCAAAAAGTGGCGTTGCTGCAAAAAGTGTGGCGACAGCGTCTGAGCTACCGGCTGGTGCGCGCGGCGGAAGAGAGCAAAATCGCGCTTTCGCAGGCTCCACTCTGCCAGACCGCGCTGCCGTTTATCGAGGCGCAACTGAGCCAGGAAATCACCCAGCAGGCGCTCGCGCTGGCGCTTAACCCGCCGCTACAGCGTATTCTTGAGCAGGTCACGCTGGCGCTTGCGGCAAGCAACGAACGCCCCGACGTGATTTATCTCACCGGCGGCAGCGCGCGTTCACCGCTGATCCGCGAGGCGCTGCAAACGCAACTGCCGGGTATTCCGGTACAGGGCGGCGACGATTTCGGCTCCGTCACCGCCGGTCTTGCACGCTGGGCGCAGGTGGTGTTTCAGTAA
- the mdtA gene encoding Multidrug resistance protein mdtA: MRMGSAPAPVQAATARSEAVPRYLTGLGTITAANTVTVRSRVDGQLMAIHFKEGQQVKAGDLLAEIDPSQFKVALAQAQGQLAKDRATLANARRDLARYQQLGKTNLVSRQELDAQQALVSESEGTLKADEAAVASAQLQLDWSRITAPIDGRVGLKQVDIGNQISSGDTTGIVVLTQTHPIDLVFTLPESDIAAVMQAQKAGKPLTVEAWDRTNSTKLSTGELLSLDNQIDATTGTIKLKARFANEDDALFPNQFVNARMLIDTQQNAVVIPTAALQMGNEGHFVWVLNDDNKVSKHTVTTGIQNSESVVITAGLSAGDRVVTDGIDRLTEGAKVDVVEAQTAADAAKPERGERAPTDSARAAKGARS; the protein is encoded by the coding sequence ATGCGCATGGGCAGCGCCCCTGCCCCGGTGCAGGCCGCGACAGCGCGCAGCGAGGCGGTGCCGCGCTATCTCACCGGCCTTGGGACTATCACCGCCGCGAATACCGTGACGGTGCGCAGCCGTGTGGACGGTCAGCTGATGGCGATTCACTTTAAAGAAGGCCAGCAGGTGAAAGCGGGGGATCTGCTGGCGGAAATCGACCCGAGCCAGTTTAAAGTGGCGCTCGCCCAGGCGCAGGGACAGCTTGCCAAAGATCGCGCCACGCTCGCCAATGCCCGCCGCGATCTGGCGCGCTATCAGCAGCTTGGCAAGACGAATCTGGTCTCCCGCCAGGAGCTGGATGCCCAGCAGGCGCTGGTCAGTGAAAGCGAAGGCACGCTGAAAGCCGATGAAGCCGCCGTCGCCAGCGCGCAGTTACAGCTCGACTGGAGCCGCATCACCGCGCCGATTGACGGGCGCGTCGGCCTAAAACAGGTGGATATCGGCAACCAGATTTCCAGCGGCGACACCACCGGCATCGTGGTGCTGACCCAGACGCACCCTATCGATCTTGTCTTTACCCTGCCGGAGAGCGATATCGCCGCCGTGATGCAGGCGCAAAAGGCGGGGAAACCCCTGACGGTGGAAGCCTGGGATCGCACCAACAGCACAAAGCTCAGCACCGGCGAGTTGTTGAGCCTTGATAACCAGATTGACGCCACGACCGGCACCATCAAGCTCAAGGCGCGCTTCGCCAATGAAGATGACGCGCTGTTCCCGAATCAGTTCGTTAATGCCCGTATGCTGATTGATACCCAGCAGAACGCGGTCGTGATCCCCACCGCCGCCTTGCAGATGGGTAACGAAGGCCACTTCGTCTGGGTGCTGAACGATGACAATAAAGTGAGCAAACACACCGTCACTACCGGCATTCAGAACAGCGAAAGCGTGGTCATCACCGCGGGCCTCTCCGCCGGCGATCGCGTGGTGACGGACGGCATCGACCGCCTGACCGAAGGCGCGAAAGTGGACGTGGTGGAAGCGCAAACGGCGGCGGATGCCGCGAAGCCTGAACGCGGCGAGCGCGCCCCGACCGACAGCGCCCGCGCGGCCAAAGGAGCGCGTTCCTGA
- the mdtB gene encoding Multidrug resistance protein mdtB produces MLPPSATGGPSRLFILRPVATTLLMVAILLAGIIGYRFLPVSALPEVDYPTIQVVTLYPGASPDVVTSAITAPLERQFGQMSGLKQMASQSAGGASVVTLQFQLTLPLDVAEQEVQAAINAATNLLPDDLPNPPVYSKVNPADPPIMTLAVTSSALPMTQVEDMVETRVAQRISQVTGVGLVTLSGGQRPAVRVKLNAQALASLGIDSETVRTAITGANVNSAKGSFDGPERAVTLSANDQMKSADEYRNLIIAYKNGAPVRLGDVATVEQGAENAWLGAWANKQPAIVMNVQRQPGANIITTAETIQKLLPQLTESLPKSVQVKLLTDRTTNISASVNDTQFELMLAIALVVMIIYLFLRNIPATIIPAVAVPLSLVGTFALMVFLDFSINNLTLMALTIATGFVVDDAIVVIENISRYIEKGEKPLAAALKGAGEIGFTIISLTVSLIAVLIPLLFMGDIVGRLFREFAVTLAVAILISAVVSLTLTPMMCARMLSHESLRKQNRFSRASERVINRVIARYGQLLKRVLNHPWLTLGVAFGTLALTVLLWVVIPKGFFPVQDNGIIQGTLQAPQSVSFASMAERQRAVADIILKDPAVESLTSFVGVDGTNPSLNSARLQINLKPLDDRDDRVQTVITRLQEAASRVPGATLYLQPIQDLTIDTQVSRTQYQFTLQANSLEALSTWVPKLVARLQTLPQLADVSSDWQDKGLVAYVNVDRASASRLGISMSDVDNALYNAFGQRLISTIYTQANQYRVVLEHDTAATPGLSALDGIRLTSSDGGTVPLSAIAKVEQRFGPLTINHLDQFPSTTISFNVPEEYSLGDAVEAITQAEADLAFPAEITTQFQGSTLAFQAALGSTIWLIVASVVAMYIVLGVLYESFIHPITILSTLPTAGVGALLALLIAGAELDVIAIIGIILLIGIVKKNAIMMIDFALAAEREQGMTPREAIYQACLLRFRPILMTTLAALLGALPLMLSTGVGAELRRPLGIGMVGGLLVSQVLTLFTTPVIYLLFDRLGHAVRRRLPARDEEA; encoded by the coding sequence GTGTTACCTCCGAGCGCCACCGGCGGCCCGTCCCGCCTGTTTATTCTGCGCCCCGTCGCCACCACGCTACTGATGGTGGCTATCCTGCTTGCCGGGATCATCGGCTATCGCTTTTTGCCGGTCTCCGCCCTGCCGGAAGTAGACTACCCGACGATTCAGGTGGTGACGCTCTACCCCGGCGCCAGCCCGGATGTCGTGACCTCCGCCATTACCGCGCCGCTGGAGCGCCAGTTCGGCCAGATGTCGGGCTTAAAGCAGATGGCCTCGCAAAGCGCGGGCGGCGCCTCGGTGGTGACGTTGCAGTTTCAGCTAACGCTGCCGCTGGATGTCGCCGAACAGGAGGTGCAGGCCGCCATTAACGCCGCCACCAACCTGCTGCCGGACGATCTCCCCAACCCGCCGGTCTACAGCAAAGTGAACCCGGCGGACCCACCGATTATGACGCTTGCGGTCACCTCGTCGGCGCTGCCGATGACCCAGGTGGAAGATATGGTGGAAACCCGCGTCGCGCAGCGTATCTCGCAGGTGACCGGCGTGGGGCTGGTGACGCTCTCCGGCGGGCAGCGTCCGGCGGTGCGGGTGAAGCTCAACGCGCAGGCGCTGGCGTCGCTGGGCATTGATAGCGAGACGGTGCGCACCGCCATTACCGGCGCGAACGTCAACTCGGCGAAGGGCAGTTTCGACGGCCCGGAGCGCGCAGTGACGCTCTCCGCGAACGATCAGATGAAATCCGCCGACGAGTACCGCAACCTGATCATCGCCTATAAGAACGGCGCGCCGGTGCGGCTTGGCGACGTGGCGACAGTCGAGCAAGGGGCGGAGAACGCCTGGCTTGGCGCATGGGCTAATAAACAGCCTGCGATTGTGATGAACGTCCAGCGCCAGCCGGGCGCCAACATCATCACCACCGCCGAAACCATTCAGAAACTTCTGCCGCAGCTTACGGAAAGCCTGCCGAAATCGGTGCAGGTGAAATTGCTGACCGATCGCACCACGAATATCAGCGCCTCGGTCAACGACACGCAGTTTGAGCTGATGCTGGCGATAGCGCTGGTGGTGATGATTATCTACCTGTTCCTGCGCAATATTCCGGCGACCATTATCCCGGCGGTGGCGGTGCCGCTGTCGCTGGTGGGCACCTTCGCGCTCATGGTGTTCCTCGATTTCTCCATCAATAACCTGACGCTGATGGCGCTGACCATTGCCACCGGGTTCGTGGTGGATGACGCCATTGTGGTGATTGAAAACATCTCACGCTATATCGAGAAAGGCGAAAAACCGCTGGCGGCCGCGCTCAAGGGCGCAGGCGAGATAGGCTTTACCATTATCTCCCTGACCGTTTCGCTTATCGCCGTGCTGATCCCGCTACTGTTTATGGGCGATATCGTAGGCCGTCTGTTCCGCGAATTCGCGGTGACGCTGGCAGTGGCGATTTTGATCTCGGCCGTGGTGTCGCTGACGCTGACGCCGATGATGTGCGCGCGCATGTTAAGCCATGAATCGCTGCGCAAACAGAACCGCTTCTCGCGCGCCTCAGAGCGCGTCATTAACCGTGTCATTGCCCGCTACGGCCAGCTCCTGAAGCGCGTACTGAACCATCCGTGGCTGACGCTCGGCGTCGCGTTCGGCACGCTGGCACTGACGGTGCTGCTGTGGGTTGTCATCCCGAAAGGCTTTTTCCCGGTGCAGGACAACGGCATCATCCAGGGCACGTTGCAGGCGCCGCAGTCGGTGTCGTTCGCCAGCATGGCTGAACGCCAGCGCGCGGTGGCGGATATCATTCTGAAAGATCCGGCGGTGGAGAGCCTCACCTCGTTTGTCGGCGTCGACGGCACCAACCCGTCGCTGAACAGCGCGCGGCTGCAAATCAACTTAAAACCGCTCGATGACCGTGACGACCGCGTGCAGACGGTTATTACGCGCCTCCAGGAGGCCGCGAGCCGCGTGCCGGGGGCAACGCTGTATCTGCAACCGATTCAGGATCTCACCATCGACACGCAGGTGAGCCGCACGCAGTACCAGTTTACCCTCCAGGCCAATTCGCTGGAGGCGCTCAGCACCTGGGTGCCGAAACTGGTGGCGCGTCTGCAAACGCTGCCGCAGCTCGCGGATGTCAGCAGCGACTGGCAGGACAAAGGTCTCGTGGCTTACGTGAATGTGGATCGCGCCAGCGCCAGCCGGCTTGGCATCAGCATGAGCGATGTCGATAACGCGCTCTATAACGCCTTCGGCCAGCGGCTCATCTCCACCATTTACACTCAGGCCAACCAGTACCGGGTGGTGCTGGAGCACGACACCGCCGCCACGCCGGGCCTGTCGGCGCTTGACGGCATTCGACTGACCAGCAGCGACGGCGGCACGGTGCCGCTCAGCGCCATTGCGAAAGTCGAGCAGCGCTTCGGTCCGCTCACGATTAACCATCTCGACCAGTTCCCGTCGACGACGATCTCTTTCAACGTGCCGGAAGAGTATTCGCTCGGCGACGCGGTAGAGGCCATCACCCAGGCGGAGGCGGATCTCGCCTTTCCGGCCGAGATAACCACCCAGTTCCAGGGCAGCACCCTCGCCTTCCAGGCGGCGCTTGGCAGCACTATCTGGTTGATTGTGGCGTCGGTGGTGGCGATGTATATCGTGCTCGGCGTGCTGTATGAGAGCTTTATCCACCCGATTACCATTCTCTCGACGCTGCCCACCGCGGGCGTCGGCGCGCTGCTGGCGTTGCTTATCGCCGGTGCCGAGCTGGACGTTATCGCCATCATCGGCATTATTCTGCTGATAGGCATCGTCAAGAAAAACGCCATCATGATGATCGACTTTGCGCTGGCCGCCGAGCGCGAACAGGGCATGACGCCGCGCGAGGCCATTTACCAGGCGTGCCTGCTGCGTTTTCGGCCTATCCTGATGACCACGCTCGCCGCGCTCCTCGGCGCGCTGCCGCTGATGCTCAGTACCGGCGTCGGCGCGGAGCTGCGCCGACCGCTCGGTATCGGCATGGTCGGCGGCCTGCTGGTAAGCCAGGTGTTGACGCTCTTTACCACGCCGGTGATTTACCTGCTGTTCGACCGCCTTGGCCACGCCGTTCGCCGCCGTCTGCCCGCGCGTGATGAGGAGGCGTAA